In Bacillus sp. SB49, a single window of DNA contains:
- a CDS encoding universal stress protein, which produces MTFEYKDIVVAVDGSETAEVAFKKAIDIANRNDANLVLSHVVDTRAFATVEAYDRSLAIRAEKYASELLEEYREKALKSGVTNVVVHIEYGSPKVKIAKDVAPKFHADLIICGATGLNAMERFFIGSVSEHITRYAKCDVLVVRADEDKK; this is translated from the coding sequence ATGACGTTTGAATATAAAGATATTGTGGTTGCAGTGGATGGATCGGAAACGGCAGAGGTGGCATTCAAAAAAGCGATCGACATCGCAAATAGGAATGATGCAAATCTGGTTTTGTCCCATGTTGTAGATACAAGGGCTTTTGCGACTGTGGAGGCCTATGACAGATCATTGGCGATCCGAGCAGAAAAGTATGCTTCCGAGCTTTTGGAAGAATATCGGGAAAAAGCATTGAAATCCGGTGTAACCAATGTAGTCGTCCATATTGAATACGGATCACCAAAGGTGAAGATTGCCAAAGATGTCGCTCCCAAATTTCATGCGGACTTAATTATATGCGGCGCTACAGGATTGAATGCCATGGAAAGGTTTTTCATCGGTAGTGTTTCCGAACATATTACTCGGTATGCAAAATGTGACGTACTGGTGGTACGGGCAGATGAAGATAAAAAATAG
- a CDS encoding MogA/MoaB family molybdenum cofactor biosynthesis protein, whose amino-acid sequence MAVHDHRRKTEESIRCLVLTVSDTRDERTDKSGKLIMKGLEEAGHVTSDYGIVKDEKGAIASWIHKGVEEASIDVILLNGGTGIAGRDVTVEVVDGLLDKGMPGFGEIFRMLSFTDDIGSAAILSRATAGVIKRTAIFAMPGSTGAVKLAMERLILPELNHVVNELKKDT is encoded by the coding sequence ATGGCGGTACATGACCATAGGAGAAAAACGGAAGAATCTATCCGTTGCCTTGTGCTCACCGTAAGTGATACGAGAGATGAGCGAACGGATAAAAGTGGGAAGTTGATCATGAAAGGACTGGAAGAGGCAGGACATGTTACTTCTGACTATGGAATCGTGAAGGATGAAAAAGGAGCGATCGCTTCCTGGATTCATAAAGGTGTGGAAGAGGCTTCCATCGATGTCATTCTTTTGAACGGGGGGACCGGAATTGCCGGGCGCGATGTCACGGTGGAGGTCGTGGATGGATTGCTTGATAAGGGGATGCCGGGATTCGGAGAGATATTCCGGATGCTCAGCTTTACGGATGATATCGGTTCCGCCGCCATCTTGTCCCGTGCAACGGCGGGAGTTATTAAGCGAACAGCAATCTTTGCGATGCCTGGTTCGACAGGTGCTGTGAAGCTTGCAATGGAACGCCTGATTCTTCCTGAGTTAAATCACGTGGTAAATGAGTTGAAGAAAGATACATAA
- a CDS encoding EcsC family protein, whose protein sequence is MSYNRISSELDSWLAQYEQYQPNDFESIYDEWIRQSFLSLNPVVRRKFFTQLDTWFFHTHAFLQGTSYQHEARERILTVGRVFDENIERVSDMKERLTVDQLTYIAEQQTTRGRFYSFAQGGLTGTGGWLFLGVDYPLMMFMNLRAVQLIGLTFGHEMNHPYEMMVSLKVFHAATLPKRLKAAAWDDLVKEIKSKGHPYIYEGNDSLTDEGWLEQPLKQCFKSLFILMFRKKLIQGLPFISIAIGAYSNFHLTKQVTEFAMKFYQYRFILEKEED, encoded by the coding sequence GTGTCCTATAACCGAATTTCTTCTGAACTGGATAGTTGGCTTGCCCAATATGAACAATATCAACCTAATGATTTTGAGAGTATCTATGACGAGTGGATCCGTCAGAGCTTCTTATCGCTGAATCCGGTTGTGCGCAGAAAGTTCTTTACGCAGCTGGATACTTGGTTCTTTCACACGCATGCCTTTCTTCAAGGTACCTCTTATCAGCATGAAGCGAGGGAGCGCATTCTGACCGTGGGGCGTGTATTCGATGAAAATATTGAACGCGTTTCTGACATGAAGGAGCGGCTTACCGTTGACCAGCTGACGTATATCGCTGAACAGCAAACGACACGAGGCCGTTTTTATTCTTTCGCGCAAGGTGGGTTGACCGGGACCGGGGGATGGCTTTTTTTAGGAGTGGATTATCCACTCATGATGTTCATGAACCTTCGGGCGGTTCAATTAATTGGATTGACATTCGGTCATGAAATGAATCATCCGTATGAAATGATGGTCTCCCTTAAGGTCTTCCACGCAGCCACGCTGCCCAAACGGTTGAAGGCGGCCGCCTGGGACGATCTTGTGAAAGAAATAAAAAGCAAGGGACATCCTTACATTTACGAGGGAAATGACAGCCTGACGGATGAGGGATGGCTGGAGCAGCCGTTAAAACAATGTTTTAAGTCCTTGTTCATCCTCATGTTCCGTAAAAAGCTGATCCAGGGTCTTCCGTTCATCAGTATCGCAATCGGCGCATATTCCAATTTTCACTTGACGAAGCAGGTGACGGAGTTTGCGATGAAGTTCTATCAATACAGATTTATTCTGGAGAAGGAGGAGGATTGA
- a CDS encoding acetate kinase has product MPEEKVITVGLVERIGLDDAIFSIEFNGEKDKTVTNIPDHEEAVKILLNKLTANGIIKSLDEINGVGHRVVHGGERFNESILITDEIVKEIEDISDLAPLHNPANLTGIKAFREVLPNVPHVAVFDTAFHQSMPEQSFLYSLPYEYYEDYGIRKYGFHGTSHKYVSERAAEMIGRPVEELRLLSCHLGNGASIAAIEGGKSIDTSMGFTPLAGVTMGTRSGNIDPALIPFIMEKTGKTADEVMNVLNKESGLLGLSGVSSDLRDVEKRANAGDERAEMALEVFVTRIHKYIGSYAARMHGVDGIIFTAGVGENSITMRERILKGLEFMGVYWDPSLNQTRSEAFVNYPHSPVKVMVIPTNEEVMIARDTVEKGL; this is encoded by the coding sequence ATGCCTGAAGAGAAAGTCATCACTGTCGGCCTTGTTGAACGTATCGGGCTGGATGATGCGATTTTCTCTATTGAATTCAATGGGGAAAAAGATAAAACGGTCACGAATATTCCTGACCACGAAGAAGCAGTTAAGATTCTTCTAAATAAATTGACAGCCAACGGTATCATTAAATCATTGGATGAAATTAACGGCGTTGGTCACCGAGTTGTTCACGGTGGAGAGCGTTTTAACGAGTCCATTCTGATCACAGATGAAATCGTTAAGGAAATTGAAGATATTTCTGATTTGGCTCCACTTCATAACCCGGCAAACCTGACGGGGATTAAGGCGTTCCGTGAAGTACTTCCAAACGTGCCTCACGTAGCTGTATTCGATACGGCGTTCCACCAGTCTATGCCGGAGCAATCGTTCCTTTACAGCCTTCCTTACGAATACTATGAAGATTACGGCATTCGTAAGTACGGGTTCCATGGAACTTCTCACAAATACGTATCCGAGCGTGCTGCAGAGATGATCGGTCGTCCTGTTGAGGAACTTCGCCTGCTATCCTGTCACTTAGGTAACGGGGCAAGTATTGCCGCTATCGAAGGCGGGAAATCCATCGATACATCTATGGGCTTCACTCCGCTTGCAGGGGTGACGATGGGAACGCGTTCCGGTAACATCGACCCTGCCTTGATTCCGTTTATTATGGAGAAGACAGGTAAAACTGCGGATGAAGTCATGAACGTCCTGAACAAGGAAAGTGGCCTTCTGGGACTTTCCGGTGTATCCAGCGACCTTCGTGATGTGGAGAAGCGTGCGAATGCAGGAGACGAGCGTGCAGAAATGGCGCTAGAAGTATTCGTTACCCGTATCCATAAATATATCGGCTCTTACGCTGCGCGTATGCATGGAGTAGACGGAATCATTTTCACTGCCGGTGTTGGAGAAAATAGTATTACGATGCGCGAACGTATCCTGAAAGGGCTGGAATTCATGGGCGTATACTGGGATCCATCCTTAAACCAGACACGTTCGGAAGCTTTCGTTAACTATCCACACTCACCAGTAAAAGTCATGGTCATTCCTACGAACGAGGAAGTCATGATTGCACGTGACACGGTTGAAAAAGGTCTATAA
- a CDS encoding class I SAM-dependent methyltransferase, protein MKQAQVEKLFQWVDDTATTISEDMNITYLEAIAETMDVLFNGKPFDDMGDSLQTFLTNELVKVKKEDFEKEEVRKAVQLAILKGMKGATQQQHLITPDSVAMFLGYLATKLFDGEEALKLFDPAAGSGNLLTSVMNQLGMPLTAYASEVDPTLVQLAVANANLQENEIEFFHQDSLKPFLMEPVDLVLADLPVGYYPDDVNAERFELQAEEGHSYAHHLFIEQGMSYTKDGGYLMFIVPNFLFDSDQSKSLNAYLREHAHIVGMLQLSDSLFKDEKHGKSILILQKKGKETKAPKQALLAKLPSFKNPNAMADILSQMNGWFDAYKAGEL, encoded by the coding sequence ATGAAGCAAGCACAAGTGGAGAAACTGTTTCAATGGGTAGATGATACGGCTACGACCATTTCTGAAGATATGAACATTACGTACCTTGAAGCCATTGCGGAAACAATGGACGTCCTTTTCAATGGCAAACCCTTCGATGATATGGGGGATAGTCTGCAAACCTTTCTTACCAATGAATTGGTGAAGGTGAAAAAAGAGGATTTTGAAAAAGAGGAAGTCCGCAAAGCGGTCCAACTAGCCATTTTGAAAGGGATGAAAGGTGCTACCCAGCAGCAGCATTTAATTACCCCTGACTCTGTAGCAATGTTCCTCGGGTACCTTGCGACAAAGTTATTTGATGGGGAAGAAGCATTAAAGCTGTTTGACCCGGCCGCAGGGAGCGGGAACCTTCTTACATCCGTCATGAATCAGCTCGGTATGCCTTTGACGGCTTATGCCAGTGAAGTGGATCCTACATTGGTCCAACTGGCTGTCGCTAATGCCAACCTTCAGGAGAATGAAATTGAGTTTTTCCACCAGGACAGTCTCAAACCTTTCTTAATGGAACCGGTCGATCTTGTGTTAGCAGATCTGCCTGTCGGATATTATCCGGATGATGTTAACGCAGAAAGGTTCGAACTCCAAGCGGAGGAGGGCCACTCCTATGCCCATCACCTATTTATCGAGCAGGGAATGAGCTATACAAAAGACGGCGGCTATCTCATGTTCATCGTTCCAAACTTCCTGTTTGACAGCGATCAGTCCAAATCCCTGAACGCCTATCTGCGTGAACATGCCCATATCGTCGGGATGCTGCAACTGTCTGATTCCTTATTCAAAGACGAAAAACACGGAAAGAGCATCCTTATTCTTCAGAAGAAAGGGAAAGAAACCAAAGCACCGAAGCAGGCATTGCTTGCGAAGCTTCCTTCCTTCAAGAATCCGAACGCCATGGCGGATATCCTCTCTCAGATGAACGGGTGGTTTGATGCTTATAAAGCCGGAGAATTGTGA
- a CDS encoding NAD kinase — protein MTDQRRNLYFYYHKKEELTDKLEKLFQLARDNAFHIVEDSKDANIIISVGGDGNFLQAVRKTGFRQDCLYVGIRTKSEAGLYCDFHIDDHDEMIASMKNSEVEVRRFPLIETTVNDESTFLCLNECSVRSTLIKSIVIDVHIDDLHFETFRGDGLIIATPTGSTGYNKSTKGAVVDPKLPCFQISELASLNNNRYRTLGSSFILSGERTLRLDVRQDGNDFPIIGMDNEAFSIRNIQDITVSLSDKVVKTVKLKNNTYWDRVKRTFLD, from the coding sequence ATGACTGATCAAAGAAGAAATCTCTATTTTTATTATCATAAAAAGGAAGAATTAACAGATAAACTGGAGAAACTGTTCCAGTTGGCGAGAGACAACGCCTTTCATATCGTGGAAGATTCCAAAGACGCCAACATCATCATTTCTGTCGGGGGAGACGGCAATTTCCTTCAGGCGGTCAGGAAAACAGGCTTCCGTCAGGATTGTCTTTATGTAGGGATTCGTACGAAGAGCGAAGCTGGTTTGTACTGTGACTTTCACATCGACGATCACGACGAAATGATTGCTTCTATGAAGAACTCGGAAGTGGAAGTAAGAAGGTTTCCTCTCATTGAAACGACCGTCAATGATGAATCGACGTTCCTTTGCCTCAATGAGTGCAGCGTACGTTCCACACTTATTAAATCGATTGTTATTGATGTTCACATCGACGATCTACACTTTGAAACATTTCGAGGAGACGGGCTGATCATCGCTACTCCTACCGGCAGTACAGGATACAATAAATCGACAAAAGGAGCGGTCGTCGATCCGAAACTTCCCTGTTTCCAAATCAGCGAGCTTGCTTCTTTAAACAACAACCGCTACCGCACCTTAGGCTCCTCATTTATCCTCAGCGGGGAAAGAACCTTGCGGCTGGATGTACGCCAGGACGGGAACGATTTTCCGATTATCGGCATGGACAACGAAGCATTCTCGATTCGCAACATCCAAGACATTACCGTAAGTTTAAGCGATAAAGTTGTTAAAACAGTGAAACTGAAAAATAATACCTATTGGGACCGCGTCAAACGCACGTTCCTAGATTGA